The following are from one region of the Silurus meridionalis isolate SWU-2019-XX chromosome 25, ASM1480568v1, whole genome shotgun sequence genome:
- the foxr1 gene encoding forkhead box protein R1 isoform X1 has translation MFNCFNQVNACRKKRKMFLKLRASEKFLDLHLTTGLHDWDMNEEINLTTTTDQFYQDEKRNEQYLAQWHYARISRRTLPEELHQKNPAGGKEAVVQPNLWLMVNPCLACPIKYPVRDKKTAFQKLTTERSASGPAPAAPGQDLHLLSLSDETCLDESLHDASLSSEYQHFIEATLVLSFKLTDDDASSEDVAICRKTKSTRRGRAPKEASSHRLGLAQSRRLQRVLQDSRNLKSGAWPRPPVNYCILIAMALSSSRSGSLNVQQIYNFTREHFPFFLTAPDGWKNTIRHNLCFSNSFRKTPQQVNGDGKRKSCLWHLTLEGRRRLRNEIHTLTGDSFRMLKRSMNYPDMIQALFEL, from the exons atgtttaattgctTCAACCAAGTCAATgcatgtagaaaaaaaagaaagatgtttCTTAAACTGCGAGCTAGCGAGAAATTTCTGGACCTCCACTTGACCACTGGTCTCCATGATTGGGACATGAATGAGGAGATCAACCTGACCACAACCACAGACCAGTTTTATCagg ATGAGAAGAGGAATGAACAGTATTTGGCACAATGGCATTATGCCCGAATCTCCAGAAGAACTTTACCTGAAGAACTTCACCAGAAAAACCCTGCTGGGGGGAAAG AAGCTGTAGTACAGCCAAATCTGTGGTTGATGGTGAACCCCTGTCTGGCCTGCCCAATCAAATACCCGgtgagagacaaaaaaacagcGTTTCAAAAGCTAACAACTGAGAGATCTGCGTCAGGTCCTGCCCCTGCTGCACCCGGACAGGACCTGCATCTTTTGTCGTTGTCTGATGAAACCTGTCTGGATGAATCGCTGCATGACGCATCGCTGTCGAGTGAATATCAG CACTTTATAGAAGCAACACTCGTTTTGTCATTCAAGCTCACAGACGACGACGCTTCCTCTGAGGACGTGGCGATCTGCCGGAAGACAAAATCTACCCGGAGGGGTCGTGCCCCCAAGGAGGCTTCGTCGCACAGGCTGGGCCTGGCTCAGAGCAGGAGGCTGCAGAGGGTCCTTCAGGACAGCCGCAACCTGAAGAGCGGTGCATGGCCTCGGCCTCCTGTCAACTACTGCATCCTCATAGCCATGGCGCTGAGCAGCAGCCGCTCCGGCAGTCTGAACGTCCAGCAGATCTACAACTTTACCAG AGAGCACTTCCCTTTCTTCCTAACGGCGCCCGACGGCTGGAAAAACACCATCCGCCACAACCTGTGTTTCAGCAACAGCTTCAGAAAGACGCCGCAGCAGGTGAACGGCGATGGGAAGAGGAAGTCCTGCCTGTGGCACCTGACGCTGGAAGGTCGCAGGAGACTGAGGAACGAGATCCACACGCTCACGGGCGACTCGTTCCGAATGCTGAAGAGGAGCATGAACTACCCAG ATATGATCCAAGCACTATTTGAGTTGTGA
- the foxr1 gene encoding forkhead box protein R1 isoform X2, whose protein sequence is MFNCFNQVNACRKKRKMFLKLRASEKFLDLHLTTGLHDWDMNEEINLTTTTDQFYQDEKRNEQYLAQWHYARISRRTLPEELHQKNPAGGKAVVQPNLWLMVNPCLACPIKYPVRDKKTAFQKLTTERSASGPAPAAPGQDLHLLSLSDETCLDESLHDASLSSEYQHFIEATLVLSFKLTDDDASSEDVAICRKTKSTRRGRAPKEASSHRLGLAQSRRLQRVLQDSRNLKSGAWPRPPVNYCILIAMALSSSRSGSLNVQQIYNFTREHFPFFLTAPDGWKNTIRHNLCFSNSFRKTPQQVNGDGKRKSCLWHLTLEGRRRLRNEIHTLTGDSFRMLKRSMNYPDMIQALFEL, encoded by the exons atgtttaattgctTCAACCAAGTCAATgcatgtagaaaaaaaagaaagatgtttCTTAAACTGCGAGCTAGCGAGAAATTTCTGGACCTCCACTTGACCACTGGTCTCCATGATTGGGACATGAATGAGGAGATCAACCTGACCACAACCACAGACCAGTTTTATCagg ATGAGAAGAGGAATGAACAGTATTTGGCACAATGGCATTATGCCCGAATCTCCAGAAGAACTTTACCTGAAGAACTTCACCAGAAAAACCCTGCTGGGGGGAAAG CTGTAGTACAGCCAAATCTGTGGTTGATGGTGAACCCCTGTCTGGCCTGCCCAATCAAATACCCGgtgagagacaaaaaaacagcGTTTCAAAAGCTAACAACTGAGAGATCTGCGTCAGGTCCTGCCCCTGCTGCACCCGGACAGGACCTGCATCTTTTGTCGTTGTCTGATGAAACCTGTCTGGATGAATCGCTGCATGACGCATCGCTGTCGAGTGAATATCAG CACTTTATAGAAGCAACACTCGTTTTGTCATTCAAGCTCACAGACGACGACGCTTCCTCTGAGGACGTGGCGATCTGCCGGAAGACAAAATCTACCCGGAGGGGTCGTGCCCCCAAGGAGGCTTCGTCGCACAGGCTGGGCCTGGCTCAGAGCAGGAGGCTGCAGAGGGTCCTTCAGGACAGCCGCAACCTGAAGAGCGGTGCATGGCCTCGGCCTCCTGTCAACTACTGCATCCTCATAGCCATGGCGCTGAGCAGCAGCCGCTCCGGCAGTCTGAACGTCCAGCAGATCTACAACTTTACCAG AGAGCACTTCCCTTTCTTCCTAACGGCGCCCGACGGCTGGAAAAACACCATCCGCCACAACCTGTGTTTCAGCAACAGCTTCAGAAAGACGCCGCAGCAGGTGAACGGCGATGGGAAGAGGAAGTCCTGCCTGTGGCACCTGACGCTGGAAGGTCGCAGGAGACTGAGGAACGAGATCCACACGCTCACGGGCGACTCGTTCCGAATGCTGAAGAGGAGCATGAACTACCCAG ATATGATCCAAGCACTATTTGAGTTGTGA
- the foxr1 gene encoding forkhead box protein R1 isoform X3: MFNCFNQVNACRKKRKMFLKLRASEKFLDLHLTTGLHDWDMNEEINLTTTTDQFYQDEKRNEQYLAQWHYARISRRTLPEELHQKNPAGGKEAVVQPNLWLMVNPCLACPIKYPVRDKKTAFQKLTTERSASGPAPAAPGQDLHLLSLSDETCLDESLHDASLSSEYQLTDDDASSEDVAICRKTKSTRRGRAPKEASSHRLGLAQSRRLQRVLQDSRNLKSGAWPRPPVNYCILIAMALSSSRSGSLNVQQIYNFTREHFPFFLTAPDGWKNTIRHNLCFSNSFRKTPQQVNGDGKRKSCLWHLTLEGRRRLRNEIHTLTGDSFRMLKRSMNYPDMIQALFEL, from the exons atgtttaattgctTCAACCAAGTCAATgcatgtagaaaaaaaagaaagatgtttCTTAAACTGCGAGCTAGCGAGAAATTTCTGGACCTCCACTTGACCACTGGTCTCCATGATTGGGACATGAATGAGGAGATCAACCTGACCACAACCACAGACCAGTTTTATCagg ATGAGAAGAGGAATGAACAGTATTTGGCACAATGGCATTATGCCCGAATCTCCAGAAGAACTTTACCTGAAGAACTTCACCAGAAAAACCCTGCTGGGGGGAAAG AAGCTGTAGTACAGCCAAATCTGTGGTTGATGGTGAACCCCTGTCTGGCCTGCCCAATCAAATACCCGgtgagagacaaaaaaacagcGTTTCAAAAGCTAACAACTGAGAGATCTGCGTCAGGTCCTGCCCCTGCTGCACCCGGACAGGACCTGCATCTTTTGTCGTTGTCTGATGAAACCTGTCTGGATGAATCGCTGCATGACGCATCGCTGTCGAGTGAATATCAG CTCACAGACGACGACGCTTCCTCTGAGGACGTGGCGATCTGCCGGAAGACAAAATCTACCCGGAGGGGTCGTGCCCCCAAGGAGGCTTCGTCGCACAGGCTGGGCCTGGCTCAGAGCAGGAGGCTGCAGAGGGTCCTTCAGGACAGCCGCAACCTGAAGAGCGGTGCATGGCCTCGGCCTCCTGTCAACTACTGCATCCTCATAGCCATGGCGCTGAGCAGCAGCCGCTCCGGCAGTCTGAACGTCCAGCAGATCTACAACTTTACCAG AGAGCACTTCCCTTTCTTCCTAACGGCGCCCGACGGCTGGAAAAACACCATCCGCCACAACCTGTGTTTCAGCAACAGCTTCAGAAAGACGCCGCAGCAGGTGAACGGCGATGGGAAGAGGAAGTCCTGCCTGTGGCACCTGACGCTGGAAGGTCGCAGGAGACTGAGGAACGAGATCCACACGCTCACGGGCGACTCGTTCCGAATGCTGAAGAGGAGCATGAACTACCCAG ATATGATCCAAGCACTATTTGAGTTGTGA